The following proteins are encoded in a genomic region of Sebastes fasciatus isolate fSebFas1 chromosome 12, fSebFas1.pri, whole genome shotgun sequence:
- the LOC141778439 gene encoding sialic acid-binding Ig-like lectin 12 isoform X1 produces the protein MREIAQHVSKLVRLWLDKLGETASLKITIRKGEGKETESVKSRDLCGEKRAGERGRKRKRLFCGGRACLHHRIRMFVLIWATLLFTVKGSNADTGASIWREDCRYGFCIKFGGGEITAEAGLCVMIPCKFITNRLTTQHLGWYKCEPSKQRCGDSDIIFYKNNEKVQSGFKGRVSLLEPDVSRGNCSIIINDVIESDSGSYQFRDNGLQFGRDDGFTFSPRTIVSVKDLIQKPTVMIPPLTEGQQTTLTCTAPGLCSGSEPKITWTWRGAGEKASHITGNITAFKTEYLTAVTQRHSSTLMFNLSAEHHGSEVTCKVIFTNNITTEETVTLNVTFFPTILSSSACEVQSDVLTCVCISEGFPLPTIKWPLLKNHTEYSVTTTVSHHTVHSTTTLTVKDHSNTVVECVSSSEVGEMRQNVTIITSERREAAQHGPCAVLPWVVVAVVALIVNVICIILLMFRWNTRKKVKPNQEDRTYMSLQKTDPSPEYDVIAPRLN, from the exons ATGAGAGAAATTGCTCAACACGTCTCTAAGTTAGTTAGATTGTGGTTAGATAAGTTGGGTGAGACTGCTTccctaaaaatcacaattagaaaaggagaaggaaaagagaCGGAGTCAGTTAAGAGCAGAGATCTCTGTGGAGAGAAGAGAGCAGGTGAACGAGGCAGAAAGAg GAAACGTTTGTTCTGTGGAGGAAGAGCCTGTCTTCATCATCGTATCAGGATGTTTGTTCTCATCTGGGCGACTCTGCTCTTCACTGTGAAAGGCAGCAATGCTGACACAG GTGCATCAATTTGGAGAGAAGACTGTAGATATGGATTTTGTATCAAGTTTGGTGGAGGAGAAATAACAGCAGAGGCTGGACTCTGTGTTATGATACCGTGTAAATTCATCACTAATCGCTTAACAACCCAACATTTAGGTTGGTACAAATGTGAACCATCTAAACAACGATGTGGTGATTCAGACATCATATTCTACAAGAACAACGAAAAGGTTCAGTCTGGGTTTAAAGGACGAGTTTCACTGTTGGAGCCTGACGTGAGTCGGGGGAactgcagcatcatcatcaatgacgtcattgagtCCGACTCTGGATCATATCAGTTCAGAGATAATGGTCTCCAGTTTGGGAGGGACGATGGATTTACATTCTCTCCAAGGACAATCGTCTCTGTTAAAG ATCTGATCCAGAAGCCCACAGTGATGATTCCTCCTCTGACAGAGGGACAGCAGACCACACTGACCTGCACTGCTCCTGGTCTCTGCTCTGGATCTGAACCTAAAATCACCTGGAcgtggagaggagcaggagagaaGGCCTCTCACATCACAGGAAACATCACAGCTTTCAAGACCGAGTACCTGACTGCtgtcacacagagacacagctCAACTTTGATGTTTAACCTTTCAGCTGAGCACCACGGCAGTGAGGTCACCTGTAAGGTCATCTTCACCAACAACATCACTACAGAGGAGACAGTGACTCTGAATGTGACCT TTTTTCCAACGATCCTAAGTAGCTCTGCATGTGAGGTTCAGTCAGATGTCCTGACCTGTGTGTGCATCAGCGAGGGGTTTCCTTTACCCACCATCAAATGGCCGCTGTTGAAGAACCACACTGAGTACTCTGTCACCACCACTGTATCCCACCACACAGTCCACAGCACCACCACCCTAACTGTAAAAGACCACAGCAACACTGTTGTTGAGTGTGTCAGCAGCAGTGAAGTTGGGGAAATGCGACAGAACGTCACCATCATAACTTCAGAGAGACGAGAAG CAGCTCAACATGGACCCTGTGCAGTGCTTCCCTGGGTCGTCGTCGCTGTTGTAGCTCTCATTGTGAACGTCATCTGCATAATCCTCTTGATGTTCCGTTG GAACACAAGAAAAAAGGTGAAACCAAACCAAGAGGACAGAACTTACATGTCACTGCAGAAAACCGACCCGTCACCAGAGTATGATGTTATCGCTCCACGTCTGAACTAA
- the LOC141778439 gene encoding sialic acid-binding Ig-like lectin 14 isoform X3, producing MFVLIWATLLFTVKGSNADTGASIWREDCRYGFCIKFGGGEITAEAGLCVMIPCKFITNRLTTQHLGWYKCEPSKQRCGDSDIIFYKNNEKVQSGFKGRVSLLEPDVSRGNCSIIINDVIESDSGSYQFRDNGLQFGRDDGFTFSPRTIVSVKDLIQKPTVMIPPLTEGQQTTLTCTAPGLCSGSEPKITWTWRGAGEKASHITGNITAFKTEYLTAVTQRHSSTLMFNLSAEHHGSEVTCKVIFTNNITTEETVTLNVTFFPTILSSSACEVQSDVLTCVCISEGFPLPTIKWPLLKNHTEYSVTTTVSHHTVHSTTTLTVKDHSNTVVECVSSSEVGEMRQNVTIITSERREAAQHGPCAVLPWVVVAVVALIVNVICIILLMFRWNTRKKVKPNQEDRTYMSLQKTDPSPEYDVIAPRLN from the exons ATGTTTGTTCTCATCTGGGCGACTCTGCTCTTCACTGTGAAAGGCAGCAATGCTGACACAG GTGCATCAATTTGGAGAGAAGACTGTAGATATGGATTTTGTATCAAGTTTGGTGGAGGAGAAATAACAGCAGAGGCTGGACTCTGTGTTATGATACCGTGTAAATTCATCACTAATCGCTTAACAACCCAACATTTAGGTTGGTACAAATGTGAACCATCTAAACAACGATGTGGTGATTCAGACATCATATTCTACAAGAACAACGAAAAGGTTCAGTCTGGGTTTAAAGGACGAGTTTCACTGTTGGAGCCTGACGTGAGTCGGGGGAactgcagcatcatcatcaatgacgtcattgagtCCGACTCTGGATCATATCAGTTCAGAGATAATGGTCTCCAGTTTGGGAGGGACGATGGATTTACATTCTCTCCAAGGACAATCGTCTCTGTTAAAG ATCTGATCCAGAAGCCCACAGTGATGATTCCTCCTCTGACAGAGGGACAGCAGACCACACTGACCTGCACTGCTCCTGGTCTCTGCTCTGGATCTGAACCTAAAATCACCTGGAcgtggagaggagcaggagagaaGGCCTCTCACATCACAGGAAACATCACAGCTTTCAAGACCGAGTACCTGACTGCtgtcacacagagacacagctCAACTTTGATGTTTAACCTTTCAGCTGAGCACCACGGCAGTGAGGTCACCTGTAAGGTCATCTTCACCAACAACATCACTACAGAGGAGACAGTGACTCTGAATGTGACCT TTTTTCCAACGATCCTAAGTAGCTCTGCATGTGAGGTTCAGTCAGATGTCCTGACCTGTGTGTGCATCAGCGAGGGGTTTCCTTTACCCACCATCAAATGGCCGCTGTTGAAGAACCACACTGAGTACTCTGTCACCACCACTGTATCCCACCACACAGTCCACAGCACCACCACCCTAACTGTAAAAGACCACAGCAACACTGTTGTTGAGTGTGTCAGCAGCAGTGAAGTTGGGGAAATGCGACAGAACGTCACCATCATAACTTCAGAGAGACGAGAAG CAGCTCAACATGGACCCTGTGCAGTGCTTCCCTGGGTCGTCGTCGCTGTTGTAGCTCTCATTGTGAACGTCATCTGCATAATCCTCTTGATGTTCCGTTG GAACACAAGAAAAAAGGTGAAACCAAACCAAGAGGACAGAACTTACATGTCACTGCAGAAAACCGACCCGTCACCAGAGTATGATGTTATCGCTCCACGTCTGAACTAA
- the LOC141778439 gene encoding sialic acid-binding Ig-like lectin 12 isoform X2, which yields MREIAQHVSKLVRLWLDKLGETASLKITIRKGEGKETESVKSRDLCGEKRAGERGRKRKRLFCGGRACLHHRIRMFVLIWATLLFTVKGSNADTGASIWREDCRYGFCIKFGGGEITAEAGLCVMIPCKFITNRLTTQHLGWYKCEPSKQRCGDSDIIFYKNNEKVQSGFKGRVSLLEPDVSRGNCSIIINDVIESDSGSYQFRDNGLQFGRDDGFTFSPRTIVSVKDLIQKPTVMIPPLTEGQQTTLTCTAPGLCSGSEPKITWTWRGAGEKASHITGNITAFKTEYLTAVTQRHSSTLMFNLSAEHHGSEVTCKVIFTNNITTEETVTLNVTFFPTILSSSACEVQSDVLTCVCISEGFPLPTIKWPLLKNHTEYSVTTTVSHHTVHSTTTLTVKDHSNTVVECVSSSEVGEMRQNVTIITSERREAQHGPCAVLPWVVVAVVALIVNVICIILLMFRWNTRKKVKPNQEDRTYMSLQKTDPSPEYDVIAPRLN from the exons ATGAGAGAAATTGCTCAACACGTCTCTAAGTTAGTTAGATTGTGGTTAGATAAGTTGGGTGAGACTGCTTccctaaaaatcacaattagaaaaggagaaggaaaagagaCGGAGTCAGTTAAGAGCAGAGATCTCTGTGGAGAGAAGAGAGCAGGTGAACGAGGCAGAAAGAg GAAACGTTTGTTCTGTGGAGGAAGAGCCTGTCTTCATCATCGTATCAGGATGTTTGTTCTCATCTGGGCGACTCTGCTCTTCACTGTGAAAGGCAGCAATGCTGACACAG GTGCATCAATTTGGAGAGAAGACTGTAGATATGGATTTTGTATCAAGTTTGGTGGAGGAGAAATAACAGCAGAGGCTGGACTCTGTGTTATGATACCGTGTAAATTCATCACTAATCGCTTAACAACCCAACATTTAGGTTGGTACAAATGTGAACCATCTAAACAACGATGTGGTGATTCAGACATCATATTCTACAAGAACAACGAAAAGGTTCAGTCTGGGTTTAAAGGACGAGTTTCACTGTTGGAGCCTGACGTGAGTCGGGGGAactgcagcatcatcatcaatgacgtcattgagtCCGACTCTGGATCATATCAGTTCAGAGATAATGGTCTCCAGTTTGGGAGGGACGATGGATTTACATTCTCTCCAAGGACAATCGTCTCTGTTAAAG ATCTGATCCAGAAGCCCACAGTGATGATTCCTCCTCTGACAGAGGGACAGCAGACCACACTGACCTGCACTGCTCCTGGTCTCTGCTCTGGATCTGAACCTAAAATCACCTGGAcgtggagaggagcaggagagaaGGCCTCTCACATCACAGGAAACATCACAGCTTTCAAGACCGAGTACCTGACTGCtgtcacacagagacacagctCAACTTTGATGTTTAACCTTTCAGCTGAGCACCACGGCAGTGAGGTCACCTGTAAGGTCATCTTCACCAACAACATCACTACAGAGGAGACAGTGACTCTGAATGTGACCT TTTTTCCAACGATCCTAAGTAGCTCTGCATGTGAGGTTCAGTCAGATGTCCTGACCTGTGTGTGCATCAGCGAGGGGTTTCCTTTACCCACCATCAAATGGCCGCTGTTGAAGAACCACACTGAGTACTCTGTCACCACCACTGTATCCCACCACACAGTCCACAGCACCACCACCCTAACTGTAAAAGACCACAGCAACACTGTTGTTGAGTGTGTCAGCAGCAGTGAAGTTGGGGAAATGCGACAGAACGTCACCATCATAACTTCAGAGAGACGAGAAG CTCAACATGGACCCTGTGCAGTGCTTCCCTGGGTCGTCGTCGCTGTTGTAGCTCTCATTGTGAACGTCATCTGCATAATCCTCTTGATGTTCCGTTG GAACACAAGAAAAAAGGTGAAACCAAACCAAGAGGACAGAACTTACATGTCACTGCAGAAAACCGACCCGTCACCAGAGTATGATGTTATCGCTCCACGTCTGAACTAA